In Emys orbicularis isolate rEmyOrb1 chromosome 12, rEmyOrb1.hap1, whole genome shotgun sequence, one genomic interval encodes:
- the GHRH gene encoding somatoliberin, whose amino-acid sequence MLHRAIFLLFLHLVMCSISSPLYPALRYNPLPISSKTVSFQLQDGSPVQSNNLSVEQQQQEEEGFLANPAEKRMQRHADAIFTDHYRKVLGQISARKILQTIIGKRLGERSPGEGEHEFLTRRQSESILMDSRYHQQMVLKNFLGAILQNQRPQDVNSDHVEDFTNTLAKLMKL is encoded by the exons ATGCTGCACAGGGCCATCTTCCTCCTGTTCCTCCATTTAGTCATGTGCTCCATCTCTTCTCCTCTCTATCCAGCTCTCAG GTACAATCCACTGCCCATCTCTAGCAAGACGGTGAGCTTTCAGCTACAGGACGGCAGTCCAGTGCAGAGCAACAATCTCTctgtggagcagcagcagcaggaagaggagggtTTTCTAGCCAACCCCGCTGAAAAAAG GATGCAGCGTCATGCTGATGCCATATTCACTGACCACTACCGGAAAGTCCTGGGGCAGATCTCTGCCCGGAAGATCTTACAAACCATTATAGGCAAACGGCTGGG CGAACGCAGTCCAGGGGAAGGGGAGCATGAATTTTTGACCAGACGCCAGTCTGAGAGCATCTTGATGGACAGCCGCTACCACCAGCAGATGGTATTAAAGAATTTCTTGGGAGCCATATTGCAGAATCAAAG GCCTCAGGATGTCAACAGTGATCATGTCGAGGACTTTACCAACACCCTGGCCAAGCTCATGAAACTGtaa